The following nucleotide sequence is from Candidatus Polarisedimenticolia bacterium.
AAGAGGCGCGCCAGCGGCCCGGAGGCGAAGGCGGCCCTCGCCCGTTCGGGAGCCGGGACCCCCGCAGCGGCCAGGCGCTGGCGCAGGCGCTCCACGGTCTTCAGGAAGCGCTCGCGGCCGAACGGCTTCACCAGGTAGTCGAGCGCGCCGATCTCGAAGGCGGCCAGCGCGTACTGATCGTAGGCGGTGGTGAACACCACCTCCGGCGCGTGCCCGACCGATTCGAGGACCCGTAGACCCGTCATCTCGGGCAGCTGCACGTCCAGGAAGACCAGGTCCGGCTTGAGGCGATCGATCATCTCGACCGCCGTGCGGCCGTCGGCCGCCTCCCCCGCGATTTCTATCCAGTCGATCCGGTCCAGGTACTCGCGGAGACTCCGGCGGGCCACGGGCTCGTCCTCGACGACGACGGCCGACACCTTCCTGGCGCTCATGCCGGCGACTCCGACGCGGCCGCGAGGGGAAGGGTGACGGCGGCGCGGAAGCCGCCGAGCGCCGACCGTCCGGTCTCCAGGCGGGCGGCTCCGCCGTAGAGGGCCTGGAGTCTCTCGCGGATGAGCCGCAGACCGAGCCCCGAACCCCGGTGCAGCGCATCGCCACGATCGGTCGCGCCGCCGGCGCCGGCG
It contains:
- a CDS encoding LytTR family DNA-binding domain-containing protein codes for the protein MSARKVSAVVVEDEPVARRSLREYLDRIDWIEIAGEAADGRTAVEMIDRLKPDLVFLDVQLPEMTGLRVLESVGHAPEVVFTTAYDQYALAAFEIGALDYLVKPFGRERFLKTVERLRQRLAAAGVPAPERARAAFASGPLARLFARRGDRIVPILARDIRRIEARGDYAEIHTPAGAFLLHLSLKELAARLDPERFAQVHRSHIVNLDAIDHLRPYDDRRLMIVLRDGSEIVASRAASERLRHGVR